In Drosophila teissieri strain GT53w chromosome 2R, Prin_Dtei_1.1, whole genome shotgun sequence, the following proteins share a genomic window:
- the LOC122613966 gene encoding beta-galactoside alpha-2,6-sialyltransferase 1 isoform X1 — translation MRQMRQVTRASPGQSQALLSCFIIAVCAALIIQTGQIQGAKAQPGREPGEPGVVNSTEPNGNGAYENGSADSNDTERRLRKVIGKCISTGNGTSGQRVPRSVFHVRWNPNEKFIVESRENPAINSSKLAPHPRLKVSKNTKLTLSPKLYLCHDKHSELCHNKTQQFRHRIVRAFEKAMAESVNESQANHYNVDYKPVFGDSFEEQYYPSTCLVMEAGVRVLRRKDAPFNKLPFGRLFPRQKLFRNVKDIKTCAIVSSAGSLAGSKLGRFIDTHDIVMRFNHAPTQGHEVDVGSKTTIRVVNSQVVTKPEFDFTRAPIFRNVTIAAWDPGKYNGTLEDWLTSADYDLFTNYELYRRRYPKSRAFLIDPHSVWRLWQSLQMFAGNRPISRNPPSSGFIGLALLLPHCPQVDFVEYVPSTRLNGRCHYYSKEMNSACTFGSWHPLAAEKLMALDMNMAEDDDMSVFQFGILRIRRPDKLLCGFNFFGY, via the exons ATGAGGCAGATGAGGCAAGTGACACGCGCATCGCCGGGTCAAAGTCAGGCCCTCCTCTCCTGCTTCATCATCGCCGTGTGCGCCGCATTAATAATTCAAACTGGGCAAATCCAGGGTGCGAAAGCTCAGCCGGGACGCGAACCCGGCGAACCCGGCGTGGTGAATTCGACGGAGCCGAACggcaacggtgcgtatgaaAACGGCAGTGCCGACAGTAATGACACAGAAAGGCGGTTGCGCAAAGTAATtgggaaatgcatttccaCAGGAAATGGGACCAGTGGGCAGCGCGTGCCGCGCAGTGTGTTCCACGTGCGCTGGAACCCCAACGAGAAGTTCATCGTGGAGAGTCGCGAGAACCCGGCCATCAACTCCTCCAAGCTGGCTCCCCATCCCCGACTGAAGGTCTCCAAGAACACCAAGCTCACGCTGAGCCCCAAGCTCTATCTCTGCCACGACAAGCACTCGGAGCTGTGCCACAACAAGACCCAGCAGTTCCGCCACCGCATTGTGCGGGCCTTCGAGAAGGCCATGGCGGAGTCGGTCAACGAGTCGCAGGCGAACCACTACAACGTGGACTACAAGCCCGTGTTCGGGGACAGCTTCGAGGAGCAGTACTACCCCTCCACCTGCCTGGTCATGGAGGCGGGCGTGCGGGTCCTGCGCCGCAAGGACGCGCCCTTCAACAAGCTGCCCTTCGGCCGCCTCTTCCCGCGCCAGAAGCTCTTCCGCAACGTGAAGGACATCAAGACCTGTGCCATCGTCTCCAGTGCAGGATCGCTGGCTGGCTCCAAGCTGGGCCGCTTTATCG ACACGCACGACATTGTGATGAGATTCAATCATGCGCCCACGCAAGGACACGAAGTGGATGTTGGCAGCAAAACCACGATTCGTGTGGTGAATTCGCAA GTGGTCACCAAGCCGGAATTCGACTTCACCCGGGCCCCCATCTTCCGGAACGTCACGATCGCCGCCTGGGATCCCGGCAAGTACAACGGCACGCTGGAGGACTGGCTCACCAGCGCCGACTACGACCTCTTCACCAACTACGAGCTCTACAGGCGGCGCTATCCCAAGTCGCGGGCCTTCCTCATCGATCCGCACTCCGTGTGGCGCCTGTGGCAGAGTCTGCAGATGTTTGCCGGCAACCGCCCGATAAGCCGGAACCCCCCCAGTTCCGGTTTCATAG GACTGGCCCTGCTCCTGCCGCACTGTCCCCAGGTGGACTTCGTGGAGTACGTGCCGTCCACGAGACTCAATGGACGCTGCCACTACTACAGCAAAGAG ATGAATTCCGCCTGCACATTCGGCTCCTGGCATCCGCTGGCCGCCGAGAAGCTGATGGCCCTGGACATGAACATGGCGGAGGACGACGACATGTCGGTCTTCCAGTTCGGCATCCTGCGGATTCGCAGGCCGGACAAACTGCTCTGCGGCTTCAACTTCTTTGGCTACTGA
- the LOC122613966 gene encoding beta-galactoside alpha-2,6-sialyltransferase 1 isoform X2, translating to MRQMRQVTRASPGQSQALLSCFIIAVCAALIIQTGQIQGAKAQPGREPGEPGVVNSTEPNGNGNGTSGQRVPRSVFHVRWNPNEKFIVESRENPAINSSKLAPHPRLKVSKNTKLTLSPKLYLCHDKHSELCHNKTQQFRHRIVRAFEKAMAESVNESQANHYNVDYKPVFGDSFEEQYYPSTCLVMEAGVRVLRRKDAPFNKLPFGRLFPRQKLFRNVKDIKTCAIVSSAGSLAGSKLGRFIDTHDIVMRFNHAPTQGHEVDVGSKTTIRVVNSQVVTKPEFDFTRAPIFRNVTIAAWDPGKYNGTLEDWLTSADYDLFTNYELYRRRYPKSRAFLIDPHSVWRLWQSLQMFAGNRPISRNPPSSGFIGLALLLPHCPQVDFVEYVPSTRLNGRCHYYSKEMNSACTFGSWHPLAAEKLMALDMNMAEDDDMSVFQFGILRIRRPDKLLCGFNFFGY from the exons ATGAGGCAGATGAGGCAAGTGACACGCGCATCGCCGGGTCAAAGTCAGGCCCTCCTCTCCTGCTTCATCATCGCCGTGTGCGCCGCATTAATAATTCAAACTGGGCAAATCCAGGGTGCGAAAGCTCAGCCGGGACGCGAACCCGGCGAACCCGGCGTGGTGAATTCGACGGAGCCGAACggcaacg GAAATGGGACCAGTGGGCAGCGCGTGCCGCGCAGTGTGTTCCACGTGCGCTGGAACCCCAACGAGAAGTTCATCGTGGAGAGTCGCGAGAACCCGGCCATCAACTCCTCCAAGCTGGCTCCCCATCCCCGACTGAAGGTCTCCAAGAACACCAAGCTCACGCTGAGCCCCAAGCTCTATCTCTGCCACGACAAGCACTCGGAGCTGTGCCACAACAAGACCCAGCAGTTCCGCCACCGCATTGTGCGGGCCTTCGAGAAGGCCATGGCGGAGTCGGTCAACGAGTCGCAGGCGAACCACTACAACGTGGACTACAAGCCCGTGTTCGGGGACAGCTTCGAGGAGCAGTACTACCCCTCCACCTGCCTGGTCATGGAGGCGGGCGTGCGGGTCCTGCGCCGCAAGGACGCGCCCTTCAACAAGCTGCCCTTCGGCCGCCTCTTCCCGCGCCAGAAGCTCTTCCGCAACGTGAAGGACATCAAGACCTGTGCCATCGTCTCCAGTGCAGGATCGCTGGCTGGCTCCAAGCTGGGCCGCTTTATCG ACACGCACGACATTGTGATGAGATTCAATCATGCGCCCACGCAAGGACACGAAGTGGATGTTGGCAGCAAAACCACGATTCGTGTGGTGAATTCGCAA GTGGTCACCAAGCCGGAATTCGACTTCACCCGGGCCCCCATCTTCCGGAACGTCACGATCGCCGCCTGGGATCCCGGCAAGTACAACGGCACGCTGGAGGACTGGCTCACCAGCGCCGACTACGACCTCTTCACCAACTACGAGCTCTACAGGCGGCGCTATCCCAAGTCGCGGGCCTTCCTCATCGATCCGCACTCCGTGTGGCGCCTGTGGCAGAGTCTGCAGATGTTTGCCGGCAACCGCCCGATAAGCCGGAACCCCCCCAGTTCCGGTTTCATAG GACTGGCCCTGCTCCTGCCGCACTGTCCCCAGGTGGACTTCGTGGAGTACGTGCCGTCCACGAGACTCAATGGACGCTGCCACTACTACAGCAAAGAG ATGAATTCCGCCTGCACATTCGGCTCCTGGCATCCGCTGGCCGCCGAGAAGCTGATGGCCCTGGACATGAACATGGCGGAGGACGACGACATGTCGGTCTTCCAGTTCGGCATCCTGCGGATTCGCAGGCCGGACAAACTGCTCTGCGGCTTCAACTTCTTTGGCTACTGA